The Gammaproteobacteria bacterium DNA window GATTCAATTTATTTTCTAGGTCTTGTTTAAAAGGTTGATTGTTTAAGCAGATAGAATTACTGTTTCGTAACAAGCTATTTGCAGGAGAAATCGATCCTGGCGTGCAAATACCTATACTCCCAATACCGCAAAGCTTTTTCTCTGTTGATGTAATTAGTTCGCATATGCAATCTAAAGTTGCTATGTAGTTGCCTTGTGGAGTATTTATTCTCTCACGGTGTAATTCTTTTCCATCATCGTCGAGTACCAATACTTCAATTTTAGTCCCGCCTAAATCGATGCCAATTCGCATGTTAAAAATAGTGTCTAATTGTTTGGTTTGGGCAATGGGAAATCTTTGTTCCAATAGGTTGGAGTGCAGTTTTTGTTTTCTTCAATTACTCTAGCAAGCACAAACAATAAATCTGAAAGTCGATTAATGTATTGGATTAGTTGTGCGCGTAATCCGTTATCATGTGACCATTCAACAAGGTTTCTTTCAGCACGTCTGCAAACAGTACGTGCTACATGACAATGTGCAACGGCAGCATCACCACCTGGTAGAATAAATTCTTCTAAAGGAGGTAAGCTTTCATTAAAGAAATCAATCCATTGTTCTAACCACTCAATATCATTATTCTTGGTAAGGGCACACTGTGGAGCGCTTAATTCACCGCCGATATTGAATAAATGGTGTTGAATGGCAATTAGAATGGCTTCAACTTGTTGGCTGACCTCGAATGCGCGAACACAGGCGATATTGGAGTTAAGTTCATCTAAGTCACCTTGTGCTTTAATTAGTAAACAGTCTTTCCCGACACGCTCACCTGTGGCTAGGCTTGTGTTGCCATCGTCACCCTTGCGCGTGTATATTTTTGTTAGACGATTTCCCATAACATATATTCACTTATCAATTTAACTATATATTGCTCAAATGTAGCACGTTAGCTTTACTGAGTGGATTGAAATTTTACACCTATATGAGCATTAATACCTGGAGTTTCATAACCGAAGATATTTTGATAATCCTTATTAAACAAATTTTC harbors:
- a CDS encoding cob(I)yrinic acid a,c-diamide adenosyltransferase, whose amino-acid sequence is MGNRLTKIYTRKGDDGNTSLATGERVGKDCLLIKAQGDLDELNSNIACVRAFEVSQQVEAILIAIQHHLFNIGGELSAPQCALTKNNDIEWLEQWIDFFNESLPPLEEFILPGGDAAVAHCHVARTVCRRAERNLVEWSHDNGLRAQLIQYINRLSDLLFVLARVIEENKNCTPTYWNKDFPLPKPNN